One Mercurialis annua linkage group LG3, ddMerAnnu1.2, whole genome shotgun sequence DNA window includes the following coding sequences:
- the LOC126671344 gene encoding uncharacterized protein LOC126671344, translating to MGMLEMQTDMQYRYFPGYRPTRELNLNASNRVWPSNNVDKISNNRHYYNGSLAPPYSEQYLPGSSALPYPEQYLPVKEKVKKIMLQHEAVFRDQIHELHRVYNRQRELMDEMKKIKSSGIHLQPESSQSNHIFPGTSFERFQQMCKASTLPWLNPARDQSFISHAENNQSHLRFIEGKLIQAGCNTVKTEHCVEASELESKFKKVGQKILDLELPAYEYIDCEQEESLASETVPAERPSFPAKSIIEDKRKNGTELSHGIDDCTVIVQNGSVTQPSLSTRTICLADLNEPVALEEEMDPESINFPSPVWNQRLIPCRNLPGEDLQIQPKETMTREDPEALSNVLHLEKNDNRWECLSDNDEAEQSSSNLNAVPQRTCTETLYSSSEDDQTEQGHESSTSHLKLGRKRKLLGLESNPGEVAASSKHASNELIPLADSAKSDSSLVLSRRKHTHDFVRLPIAVQALPCFNSPVRLRKSSKFRSHQIIEGESCLDMNVEPKEESQSLSARSSFCNDGDEFSSEDNGIKDCIKDSVDLNSTRDLDLNCASPSCSSVAAACSSWSTESNVKLRVDCNYVPGSGEKLVENELVVGNRIKQKSSGFQFHADIISCMNRSKSSPPRSLSSEIELHAPASPENEELSPPRGDSDENQLETLCTLSEQGNDHVIKESGDLLEDLIRVAAEAIVSISSSEDQNITGNAILKPSEVAESVSLDWFARLASSVVDDPKSDFGLSFSCKNPDRNNDHPSDGIDYFEVMTLKLKEITEEEYCCETDVQEAEAVCATSPSSQPRKGRSRRGRQPRKDFQNEILPSLTSLSRYEVAEDLQVIGGLIEAVHRTTGRNGRTRGRRRSSIPSSKAESSDYTEFLQQSRHGECRIQEWSLLSWGKTTRRRRGQRQPVSNPRLILGQV from the exons ATGGGAATGCTAGAAATGCAGACAGACATGCAGTACCGCTATTTCCCGGGATATCGGCCAACAAGGGAGCTCAATTTGAATGCCAGTAATCGTGTCTGGCCCTCGAACAATGttgataaaatatcaaataatagaCACTATTATAATGGAAGCTTGGCGCCACCATATTCGGAGCAATATCTGCCAGGAAGCTCGGCGCTACCATATCCGGAACAATATTTGCCAGTCAAGGAAAAAGTGAAGAAGATAATGCTACAGCATGAAGCTGTATTCAGAGATCAG ATCCATGAACTCCACCGCGTCTACAACAGGCAGAGAGAATTAATGGATGAGATGAAAAAGATCAAGTCTTCTGGAATTCATCTACAACCAGAATCCTCACAGTCAAATCATATCTTCCCGGGAACCTCATTTGAGCGTTTCCAACAGATGTGCAAAGCTTCTACTTTACCCTGGCTGAATCCTGCTCGTGATCAATCATTTATTTCCCATGCTGAAAACAACCAATCACATTTGCGTTTTATTGAAGGAAAACTCATACAGGCAGGTTGCAATACTGTTAAAACTGAACATTGTGTAGAAGCATCGGAGTTGGAGTCAAAGTTCAAGAAAGTTGGCCAAAAGATATTGGACCTGGAACTGCCTGCGTACGAGTACATTGATTGTGAACAAGAGGAATCTTTAGCTTCGGAAACAGTTCCTGCTGAGAGGCCAAGTTTTCCTGCGAAAAGCATCATTGAGGACAAGCGAAAGAACGGCACAGAATTATCTCATGGGATTGATGATTGTACTGTAATTGTGCAAAATGGTAGTGTGACACAACCTTCATTGTCTACTAGAACCATCTGCTTAGCTGATTTAAATGAGCCCGTCGCTCTTGAGGAAGAAATGGATCCAGAATCCATTAATTTTCCGAGCCCCGTCTGGAACCAGAGACTGATCCCCTGCCGTAATCTTCCTGGGGAAGACCTTCAAATTCAACCAAAGGAGACTATGACGAGAGAGGATCCTGAAGCTTTGTCAAATGTTCTGCACTTGGAGAAGAATGACAATAGATGGGAGTGCTTATCTGATAATGATGAAGCTG AGCAAAGTAGCAGCAACTTGAATGCTGTCCCTCAAAGGACATGTACAGAAACATTATATTCCTCGTCTGAAGATGATCAGACCGAGCAAGGTCATGAAAGTTCAACATCTCATCTAAAATTGGGGAGAAAAAGAAAGCTTCTTGGTTTAGAGAGCAATCCGGGAGAGGTTGCTGCTTCTAGCAAACATGCTTCAAATGAACTTATTCCTCTAGCTGATTCCGCGAAAAGTGATTCATCCTTGGTTTTATCTCGGAGAAAGCATACACATGATTTTGTGAGGCTCCCTATAGCAGTACAAGCACTACCATGTTTTAATAGTCCAGTACGATTACGCAAAAGCTCAAAGTTCAGAAGTCATCAGATTATTGAAGGCGAGTCTTGCCTTGACATGAATGTTGAACCCAAAGAAGAATCCCAAAGCCTTAGTGCTCGAAGCAGCTTTTGCAATGATGGTGATGAGTTTTCCTCTGAAGACAATGGTATTAAAGATTGCATCAAAGATTCTGTGGATCTGAACTCGACAAGGGATCTAGACCTAAATTGTGCATCTCCGAGTTGCTCTTCAGTTGCGGCTGCTTGCAGTTCTTGGTCTACAGAATCAAATGTAAAACTTCGAGTGGATTGTAATTATGTGCCTGGCTCGGGAGAGAAACTCGTCGAAAATGAGTTGGTTGTAGGCAATAGAATTAAGCAGAAGTCTTCAGGCTTTCAGTTTCATGCTGACATCATTTCATGCATGAACAGGAGCAAGTCTTCACCGCCGCGCTCTCTATCATCCGAAATAGAATTACACGCACCTGCAAGTCCTGAAAATGAGGAGCTATCTCCACCTAGAGGAGATTCAGATGAAAACCAACTCGAAACACTTTGTACACTGTCCGAGCAAGGAAATGATCATGTAATAAAAGAGAGTGGTGATCTCCTTGAGGATCTAATCAGAGTTGCAGCAGAGGCTATCGTTTCCATTTCGTCATCTGAGGATCAGAATATTACAGGAAATGCAATTTTAAAACCTTCTGAAGTTGCAGAAAGTGTCTCTCTCGATTGGTTTGCCAGGCTAGCTTCTTCTGTAGTAGACGATCCCAAAAGTGATTTTGGTTTATCTTTCAGTTGTAAGAATCCGGATCGCAACAATGATCATCCCTCTGATGGGATTGACTACTTTGAGGTCATGACATTGAAGTTGAAAGAGATCACAGAGGAAGAATACTGTTGCGAAACTGATGTTCAAGAGGCGGAAGCCGTATGTGCAACTTCACCCTCAAGTCAGCCAAGAAAGGGCCGATCAAGAAGGGGGAGGCAACCGAGAAAAGATTTTCAAAACGAAATTCTCCCGAGTCTTACTTCGTTGTCAAGATATGAGGTGGCTGAGGATCTTCAGGTAATTGGAGGGCTTATTGAGGCTGTTCATCGGACCACAGGTCGAAATGGGAGGACGAGAGGCAGGAGGAGGAGTTCTATACCTTCCTCCAAGGCGGAAAGCTCCGATTACACAGAATTTTTGCAGCAGAGCCGACACGGTGAATGCAGAATCCAGGAGTGGAGCTTATTAAGTTGGGGAAAGACAACAAGGCGACGCAGGGGGCAGAGACAACCTGTAAGTAATCCGCGGCTTATTCTTGGGCAAGTATAG